The following is a genomic window from Vitis vinifera cultivar Pinot Noir 40024 chromosome 6, ASM3070453v1.
GAAGCCGGGAAGCATCCGGAGAAGCTTATCAAGTACTCTGTGGAAGAAATTGGAGCTCGGGTTAACGGCTTATTTCAgagaggtggtggtggtggtggaggaaaGTGAAGCCAAGACAGTGATCATAGTGTTGTATGGATGAATTGATGTAATGTATTGTATTAGCTTAGTCTAAGCTTACACGAAATCTTTCAGTATATGGATGTAATCACAGCCATTTCTGTTTGTGTGCAATCTTTACTTGAAATGAAGAAATTTGAAACTGGTTTCAAGGAATTTGGGCTTCTGAACCAAGTTTGAGacacaaattttctttaaattttccaGGTTTGTTTCCATGTTTCCATGACTCCAAGCAGCTAATGGAAATACATGAATTATAATAAACTAATCAAAAGAGGACAATCCTACAcccaaatcaatttttttctccGACGGAATTATGTATCTTGGTTGACAGGTCCTTCTCCAAGTATTCGACAAGCACCCTATAAGCCGCTTCGGTGGGATGAATGGAATCCCAGAACACGTACTGGGAAGCGTTTTCACACACTGGAGTGAGTGAATTACATAGAGGCCCTGCTTCCACGAGCCCCGTTCCGCAGCATCCTCTCTTGGTTTCCACAAAACCTGTACATGTAAGTAAATATCATCGGTTAATTAACACAACTGATGGGTGTAGTTCCAGGTTTTTCTATTCATTTATGCAATTGTATTTTGTCGAAAAATTAAGATAACTAAATCTTACCGTATTTTTCTGGATTATTAATCATGTCATCCAATGGAGTATATATATCTACATATAAGATTTTGCTCCCAGGAAGTGAGTTCTGTATCTGAGGTAACAATTTCTCGAGTTTGCTGTTATAAGACTGAGCATCTGAATTCTGATCCTCCAAACAGACCCGAAAAATACCCGGAAGCTCAAAGCGTGTGCTCATTTGGATTGGCAGACACCCCATTGGAGGAAGCCCAGCTATGACCATTGTTCGGCCACCCAGATTATATAGTTTCTACATATCAAATTCAGAGATGATGAACATAAGAGAAAGGGTCGGGTCAGGGGAGAGATCAAAGAGAGATCGAGAGATTTTTCTTACCTTTAAAAGATCCTCTACCTTTTTCAGCAGAAAATCCTGGTACCCATTGCTGCTGAACTCAATCCTTCTGGAGGGTACGTcatagaaattaaaacaaaagtcATTAGTCCCTGAGCTTACAACAACCAAAGCCCCATTCACAATCCTCATAGCCTCCAGTTCCCCCACAACTCCCTTAAGCCTCTCTATATACTTCTTAAACATCTTAGGCTGCTTTGACACTGGTATCGCCTGTGATAAAACCGAAGTTAGATCATCATATCCAGAAGCAGCTGATGCGAAGGTCACTCCAGTTTTTAGTTCATTGTCTGTGATTTTTGGATCTAAGAAAGGTGGTACAGTCTCCTTGATCTTCAGCAAGGAGGCCACCATATCAGGCACCAGTTTCCCATCAGAAAACCTCCCTGTAGGAACTTTGCCTGGAAAGTCTTGGCCATAAGGGATATGATTACCCTTAAACGGTGTATTGACATAGTTGTTATTGCCAGTATCCATGGTTGAATCACCAAAGATAAGAACAGCTGTGAAAGTTATGTTGATTTGGGCATTGCATATATGGATGGTGGTGCTGCAGGCAAGGCTCAGGAGGAAGAGGGTGTTTGCTGAAATTGCCATTGTTGAGATGATGTCTTCCCTATGAAATGGGTTTGTTGTATTTATAGGATCATTACACTTAGTTTAGTAGTGAGGTGGGAATTGAGAGTAAATGCAGATTTGTAGGTTGCAGGATCAACAAAGGAAGATAACGGTAGTAAGGTCTATTTGATGTGAGTTGGGACAGAGTAATAAAATGGTCAACAACAAAACGTCCTAAATTTGATTAAtgttgaattattattatattaaattgttttaagTTATGATTTTTAAAGATGGGCTTTAGATTTTAGAAGTTGGAAGTGTTGATTTATGTTACATACATGTTATTGATGAACAGTCTGGGTCAAAGTCAAACTTCTTAGAGGGTGTCATATATGCTTGAATTTTGGGTTAAAATCCAAAATGCCCTTTAGCCAAACAAAACAGAGGTGATAGGAAACTTGTGAAATTATTGTGCAAATAgtacattttcatttattttttatttaaattattttggaattatattttcaaaaattgatttttattgaaattaatttctttccaaactatgaaaatattgaaaaagtagttgttttaaatatatttttctttcatgatcTTAGCTTAGATGTTATCATTATCCATAAGGATTCTCCATTCTAGTTTAATAATTGAAgttttataaacatttttaccCTCCTAATTCCTAGATCGACCTTATATTTGGTCATCATAAGAAATACCGTGGATTCTATCTATATacttataatttctttttgtaagtttaaaacaattcataatATAAAGAGGGCTAGTCAAATTAGCTTTTATTAAGACTATTTTACCAACTCTCGATTTctcaaaaaatagattttcaagtATAAAGATATTGTACAATGTCCAATTGATGAAGATAATAGTTACCAACCTTGCATTTATCACTTGTCTATTAGTTGACAAGTTGATAGTTTTTG
Proteins encoded in this region:
- the LOC132253921 gene encoding GDSL esterase/lipase At2g31550-like, which gives rise to MAISANTLFLLSLACSTTIHICNAQINITFTAVLIFGDSTMDTGNNNYVNTPFKGNHIPYGQDFPGKVPTGRFSDGKLVPDMVASLLKIKETVPPFLDPKITDNELKTGVTFASAASGYDDLTSVLSQAIPVSKQPKMFKKYIERLKGVVGELEAMRIVNGALVVVSSGTNDFCFNFYDVPSRRIEFSSNGYQDFLLKKVEDLLKKLYNLGGRTMVIAGLPPMGCLPIQMSTRFELPGIFRVCLEDQNSDAQSYNSKLEKLLPQIQNSLPGSKILYVDIYTPLDDMINNPEKYGFVETKRGCCGTGLVEAGPLCNSLTPVCENASQYVFWDSIHPTEAAYRVLVEYLEKDLSTKIHNSVGEKN